ATGAATTTTTTAGCATTTTTTTATTGCCCTATATAAATTAAAAAATTCCCTAGGTGTTTTGCCTAAGGAATTAATTTGAGTTAGTTAAAATTCAGTTTTTTTAAACGTCTTGGCCTTTCATCATCTTGTTCCAGTATAAATAAGGGAGTCCGTATTTTTTTAGCATCCATAGTCTCCAATGCTCTTTGGAGGAATCAAAAACCAACATCTGTTTTAATTTGGGATCCGGTGTAAAATTGTTGTTATAGTCAAATTCTGCCAAGACCATCTTACCATAATCGGTTACTAAGGGACAGGAAGAATATCCATTGTAGGCTTTTGAGCCCATGGATTTTGTTTTAATCAGTTTATCGATGTTATCCACAACTATGGGAACTTGTTTGCGAATGGCAGCTCCGGTTTTTGCCGTTGGTAAGGCCGCTACATCACCCAATCCAAAAATATTGGGATATTTGGTATGCTGCATGGTTTTATGGTCTACATCCAACCATCCGGCATCGTTCACCAAAACAGAATTTTTGACAAATTCAGGAGCAACGGAAGGGGGAGCGGTATGCAACATATCGTAATGGATACCGTATCGGTTTCCGTCTACGGTTACCTTAACGTCCTTGTAGTTGTATTGGAAGGAGTCGTCCAAAAGCCTGTCATCGTCCTCACCGGCCATCACCACACAACCACCTGCAGTGATATCCTTTCCAAGCTCGTACCAAGCGATTTTTTTGTCTCCATCCACGGCCACCAATTTATGGTAAAACCGCAGATTGATATCCTTTCTATCCACAACTTCCATTAATGTTTTGGCCACTTCCTTAACCCCAAATATGACCGTTCCACTGGTTGCAAAAACGACATCGGTTTTGTCCCTTACACCACTTTTTCTAAAATGGCTTTCCGCTAGATACATTATTTTTTGTGGAGCCCCACCGCATTTGATCGGGGTTGTAGGCTGGGTAAACAGGGCAGTTCCTCCCTTAAAGTTTTTGATTACGTTCCAAGTGTGTTTCGGATCCGTATAATTACTGCACACCACACCTTTGTCCATGGCCTCTCCTAGACCTGGAACCAAGCTATAATCGTAGGCCAATCCTGGAACCACTACTAAATAGTCGTAGGATATATCCCCTTGGGTAGCCGTATGTACTATATTATTTTCAGGATCGAACCCTGTCGCCTTGTCCTTGATCCATGTAGCTTCCTTGGGCATAACGGTCGACATGGGTCTAGCGGTTTTGTCAAAATCATAGGTGCCTGCACCTACCAAGGTCCATGCCGGCTGGTAATAATGGGTGTCAGATGGTTCAATGACCGCTACATCCCTGAGTTTTTTTTGCTTTATCAATTGCGATGCCACCATGATTCCGGCCGTTCCCCCTCCAATAACAAGTATTTGATGATGTGAGCTCATTCTTAAGTTTTTTTGTTCAACTTGTTAAATATATAGGGTAATTTTTATGAATTGTGTAACATTGGTTACAGAACCATGAATTAATATGATATTGATCATAAAAAAGCCGATCCCTACCAAAGGAACCGGCCTAAAATCCATTGTTGATATTGGGAATTACTTTGTTTTGCAGGTATTAATTCCGAAGAGTGTATACAGCGGACAAAAACTGATGAAACTGGTCAATAGAAAAATGGCGGCCAAGGCCATCAATACATAGGCCAATGTTCCTCCAATGACATTGAAGTAATACAAGGCAAAAACTGCCAATGCGATTATGATTCGGATGGTTTTATCCGCACTACCCATATTTTTTTTCATGATAAAAAGATTAATTGGTTATTACTATTACTAAAAGGGCAATAAATTATGTAAGTTGCCGCTTCTTACTTTACAATTTGGTTGTTAATACGTTATGTGCCAAAATGAACTACAATATAGTGATATTGTCACTATAGTTCTGTAACTAAAGTTACCAAACCTTATGCTGCAAGGAACTATCTTTGAAAATGTAAACAAAGGCGATGGAATATTTAAAGGCTTTTTACAATTCTTTTTTGGGCACCCTAAACTGGACTTGGAAATCCATATTATTTGAGGTGCCCTGGTATACGAACTTTTTTTGGGGTCTTATCTTGATATCCTTGGTAGTTTGGGCATTGGAAATTGCCTTTCCCTGGCGTAAGGAACAAGGGATCTTCAGGAAGGACTTTTGGTTGGATGCCTTTTATATGTTTTTCAACTTTTTCCTTTTTGCGATTGTTGTCAGTGGTGTTTATAAGATACTTCAATTGTTTTTTGCTGATATGGGAATTACGGCCAAAAGTTTGGCCTTAATTGATTTTACGGCTTGGCCCTCTTGGACCCAATTGTTGGTTTTCTTTTTGATATTGGATTTTGTCCAGTGGTTTACACATATTCTTTTACACCGGTTTGAGGTGCTTTGGAATTTCCATAAGGTACACCACAGTGTAAAGGAAATGGGGTTCGCCGCACATTTGCGCTACCATTGGATGGAAAACATCCTATACAAACCTTTAAAGACTTTTGGGGTGATGATCTTGGGCGGTTTTGAGCCGGAACAAGCGTATATCGTCCATTTTTTTGCCATAGCTATTGGGCATCTGAACCACTCAAATATCAAGATTACCTGGGGACCTTTGAAATATCTTTTGAACAATCCGGTAATGCATCTGTACCACCACGCCTACAACCTGCCATCGGATAAGCGATATGGTGTCAATTTCGGAATCAGTTTAAGTCTGTGGGATTATATTTTTAAGACCCATTATATTCCGGAGGATAGCGGTACAGTCAAATTAGGATACCCGGGCGATGAGGATATGCCACAGGATTTTATTGGCCAGAATATTTCTGGCTTCGGATTACATAAAAAGAAATCTTGACAAATGACGTTTCAGAAGTAGGTGAAAACTTTTCCAGACTTCGATATTTAAATAACAAGTATCAAATCTCAAGCAATTAAATGAAATTTTGAAAAAAAGTTATCTGCTGATAACCTTCATTTTTCCATTTAGGCCGAAGAATAAGTAAAGCTTGTTCCGGGTCAATATCATTTAAATCAGGATAAACTTTATTGAAGTAAGGGCTGTTTTAAGCTTATGAATATTTAATTGGGTTTAATTCTGAATACCCTAATTATTCGTATTTTCCAAAACGATACTCCATATTCCCCGTACTTCATTGGTGGAATAGCCGGTTGCGGCATCACTAGGGTAGCGTTCCCTCAGGATGGAGACTACCTCAGTGGCAATATCCTCGCCTGGTTTTCCGTGACATTTTAAGCACATATCGTTGGTAACGATAGGGTAGTAGAATTGCGTTTTGTCGCCGTTCTCGATTACTATAGGTTCGTAGTCCTCTTTTGCACCGATTTTTTCCTTGAAATAGGCGATTTGTTCCATTTCTTGGGAGTTTGCCTTATTTAGGGGATTTCGGGCCTTTTCCGATACCCTTTTAATTTTGGCCCCATGCACTGTTGCCATGCTGTCCGTTAACGGATAGGCCCTTTCATTGCAAAACTTCAATGCGGCGACCGGACCTTCTTTTTGCATTGAGCCCATAAGGTTTTTACCCAACACCTTTTGGGTACTTTGGGCCATTTCCAATCCTAGTTGTTTAATGGATTTTTCTGCAGGTTCGGCGCCATTATGGAAGACCTTTCCTTGTTGTTGATAATCACCCTTTCCGCCGTGGCCTTTCTCCCAATGTTCCTTGAAGCAGTCCGGCTCTTCTATTTTAAATTCATAGATGTAATCCGATAGGAGTCGTATTTCTTCTTCCTTGTAAGGTTGATAGGGCATAACCCCGAACCTTTTTAGGGCACCCTTCATTTTGCCTTTCTCAAGGCTAGGTTTTTCAACAAACTTCCAAATGGCATTGGCGAATTCCTCCTTGTTGGGGTTGTCCATGAGGTATCTTGCCTTAATGGCCACCATTGGAGGGGCGATGCGGGCATTCTCGCTGGCATCGGGACCATGACAGACATAACATTTTGCTTCCAAGAGTTCCTTACCCCTTAAAGCTTCTTGTTGGGTAAAAGCTGGTTTTTCTATTGCTACCTGGGAAATCGATTTTTCAGTTTCCCCTGAATTTTTGCAGCTTGCCAAAAATATAAGCGGGATTATCAATAGGATTTTTTTCATCGGTTTGGATTTTTTGAATTAAATCGGCTTGTACCAGTGCCATCGATTTTTGTGGGGAGACTAAAAACTTCCTTATGTTGATATGGGTAATGGTCAGTCCAATTGAAACATCGGCCTCGAAATACCATTTTAAAGCGCTATTTCATTTTGCCAGTAGCACAGCTCAAATAGGAAATTAACTTGGCCGCTGTGGTGTTTTCCATATCTACGGATGGGTACCCTATTTTTTGAAGTTTCTCCTTAACTTTTAGGGCATCCTCCAAATCCTGATATACAAAGGAAACCGAAGAGTTTTCAACATCTACGGCTACGTCCGATATATTTTCCAATTCCGACACTTTGTTAACGATCGTTTTTGCGCAGCCCCCACATTTAAGGTTCTGAACTATGAGCGTTGTTTTCATAAATATATCGATTTTATGGCCCGGTTAATTCCAGGCATTATAACCTCCCCGTAAGTCATATATTTGGTTAAAACCCATGGCTACAAGCTTGCGGGCCGCTTTTTGGCTTCTTGCCCCAGATCGGCAATACACATACACAGGTTTGGTCTTATCCATTTTTTCAAAGGCCACTTTGAAGTTCGAGGCATTGAAAAAATCGATATTGATGGCTTTTTTGATATGGCCTCCATTGTATTCCGAGGGTGTTCTTACATCCACCAATTGTACTTTAGGGCCGCTAATGGCCGTTGCATAGTCGGTTTTGTCCAAAATGACAATGTTTCCCGTTTCGGTAGTATTTTTGGAACCAAATAGTGCGCTTAGAAATGACATGTTTTTAGAATTTTAAAGTGAGTACTTTTAAAAGGAGACAGACTTTTTGGCCTGTCTCCTTTAAACAACCAACCAATTAAAAACAATCCGATCAATACCTATCCCTAAATACCGATCGATGTTGTTACTACGGCCTTTTTACCATAGTACCGTAAAGGTAGCATGTGTATTGGCCACCTACAGTAACTATGGTTACATAAGCGAAAAATTCCTGAAAAAGAGAAATGTAGGATCTACGGGATAAAAAAGACCCACAAAAATTATCGAATGAACTCTTTCCATGGGTCTCTAATTAACTAAAAATTAAAGCTAATGTATTTGATTTTCTAACGTTTAAATTTTATTAATGCTCGATTAATCAAATTACCAAGTTTTATAAGGTAGATGGGCAAACATATTCGGAAACCGGTATTCCTGCCTCATTGATGGCCTTAAAACCACCTTTTACATCGATTAAATTATGTATGCCCCTACTTTTAAGTATGGAAGCGGCGATCATGCTCCTATAACCTCCGGCACAATGTACGTAAAAGGTTTCCTTTTCAGGAAATTCGGATAGGTGATCGTTCAAATAATCCAAGGGCGTGTTATACGCTTCCAGCACATGTTCTGATAGGTATTCACTACTTTTTCGTACATCGAATACGGGTGCATTGTCGTTTTCCAGTTCATTTTTCAATTCTACAGCATCCACCTGACTTACGGTATCATATTCCATGGAGGCCTTTTTCCAGGCCTCGAATCCACCTTCCAAGTATCCTAGGGTATTGTCAAAACCTACTCGGGACAATCTGGTTACGGCTTCCTCTTCCAGTCCTTTTGGGGCGACCAATAAAATGGGTTGTTGCACATCTGCTATCAAGGCACCTACCCAAGGTGCAAAGCTACCATCGAGACCTATGAATATGGACCTAGGGATGTGTCCTTTGGCAAAATCGGCAGCATTACGCACATCCAGTACAATGGCGCCGGTTTCATTCGCGGCCACTTCAAAGGCTTTTGGTGACAAGGCCCTAGTGCCCCTTTCAAGCACCTGTTCTATATCCTCATAACCCTCTTTATTCATTTTTACGTTCAGAGGGAAGTATTGTGGTGGTGGCAACAAACCGTCCGTAACTTCTTTTATAAATTCCTCTTTGGTCATATCCGCGCGTAGGGCATAGTTCATTTTTTTCTGGTTGCCAAGGGTATCCACGGTTTCCTTCATCATATTCTTTCCACAGGCGGAACCTGCCCCGTGTGCGGGATAAACGATAACATCATCGGCAAGGGGCATTATTTTCTCCCGAAGGCTATCGTATAGAAATCCGGCAAGGTCTTTTTCTGTCAAAACACCCATTTTTTGCGCGAGGTCAGGTCTGCCAACATCACCCAGGAACAAGGTGTCGCCACTAAAAATGGCATGATCCTTTCCATCTTTGTCCTTTAAAAGATAGGTGGTACTTTCCATGGTATGCCCCGGAGTATGAAGTACCTTTATGGTTACCTCGCCCAGTTTGAATTCCTGATTGTCCTCTGCTATTATCGCTTCAAAATTGGGATTGGCGTTGGGACCAAAAACAATGGGCGCCCCCGTCTCTTTGGCCAACGTAACGTGACCGCTCACAAAGTCGGCATGAAAATGTGTCTCAAAAATATACTTGATCTTAGCATCATCCAGTTTGGCCCTGTTGATATAAGGCTTTACCTCCCTTAAAGGGTCGATGATAGCAACTTCACCTTTACTTTCTATATAATAGGCTCCCTGGGCCAGGCAACCTGTGTAAATCTGTTCTACTTTCATACAAACACAGTTTTTAATTGAACACAAAACTACTAATTGCAATTTACTAAAACAGTAACATAAGTTACATTTCACCCAATCAAAAAAGCCCCTTTATAGGGGCTTTATCTTTAATCTAACCAGATTATAACATAGTGGACGGACACACATAATCCGATTTTGGAAGTTTTGTTTTGGAAAGATCTGCAAAACCACCCTCTACGTCCGCAAAATCCTGCCATCCGCGTTGTTTCAGAATGGATGCGGCAATCATACTTCTATAGCCACCGGCGCAATGCAGGACAAAAGTGGTGTCCTTTGGAAATTCTGCCAAATGTTGGTTTATTTCATTAAGCGGGATGTTGATGGCACCAAGGAGATGCTCGGAATCAAATTCGCTTTTTTTGCGAACGTCTATAATCAATGGCCTTTCATCTTTCATAGCTTTTTCCAGTTCCGCGGCCGAAATGCGATTGACCATTTCAAATTCCTTACCGGAGTCCTTCCAAGCCTCAAAGCCCCCCTTCAAAAAGCCCACGGTGTTGTCATAGCCCACCCTGGATAAGCGGGTAATGGCCTCTTCCTCTTTTCCATCGTAGGTCACCAGAAGAATTTCCTGTTTAATATCCGGAATCATTTCACCTACCCATTGGGCAAAACTTCCTTCCAAACCTATATTGATACTGTTGGGTATAAAGCCCTTTGCAAAATCGGCCGCATCCCGCGTATCGAGTACCAAAGCTCCGGTTTCATTGGCCACGGCTTCAAACGCCTCGGGGGAGTAGGGTGTAGTGGCCCTGTCCATGATATTGTCCAGACTCTCGTATCCTTTAATGTTCATTAAAACATTTTTGGGAAAATAGCCGGGTGGTGTGGTTAGTCCAGTAAGCAATTCCTTGATGAATTCCTCTTTGGTCATATCTGCTCGAAGGGCATAATTTACTTTTTTTTGATTCCCTAACGTATCAGTAGTTTCCTTGCTCATCATTTTGCCACAAGCGGAACCAGCTCCATGGTTGGGATATACAATCAGTTCGTCGCTCAATGGCATGATTTTGTTTCGAAGGGAATCGAATAGATGTCCCGCCAATTTTTCCTCGGTCAATTCCGATACCACATGCTGTGCCAAATCAGGTCTGCCCACATCTCCAATAAACAAGGTGTCGCCAGTGATAATTCCATGTTCGTTTCCTTTTTCATCAATTAGTAAATAGGTAGTACTTTCCATAGTATGTCCCGGTGTGTGGATTACCTTTACCTTGTAGTCACCAACCTCAAAAATTTGACCGTCTTCCGCGGTAATCGCTTCATAGGCAGGTTTGGCTCCCGGTCCAAACACGATTTTTGCTCCGGCTTTTTTCTGGAGGTCCAAGTGCCCGCTGACAAAATCCGCATGGAAATGGGTCTCAAAAACATATTTGATCTCGGCGTTGTCCTTTTTTGCCCGATCCAAATAAGGCTGAACTTCACGTAGTGGGTCAAATACGGCAGCTTCGCCTTTGCTTTCAATATAATATGCCGCATGTGCCAAGCACCCTGTATAAATTTGTTCTACTTTCATAATCGCTGATTTTAATGGTTCAATTATTTAAAAGTACCCATTCCAAAAAATGTATACAGTTACTTATGTTACATAAGGAATACAAAAACCCTGATGAATGGGGGAAAGGCTTTAAATTTGCGGAAAGTGTGATTTATGGAATGGAAAAAAACTCCATATAAAAAATGAAAACGGCCATTACCAGTATAAAATATCCGAAGCCCTTCTTTAATTTATTGCCATCGATGTAGTTTCCAATATAACTACCAATGAAAATTCCTAAAAAAGAGAGACCGGTGAACAGGAGAAGGAAGGACCAGTTGATTTCCATGGTCAAGGCATCCCCCAAGAAAAAGCCCATCAAGGATTTTACCGCAATAATTATCAAAGAGGTGCCCACGGCGACCTTCATTTCTACATTGGCCAAAATGACCAGGGCCGGAATGATCAAAAAACCTCCGCCAGCACCAATTAATCCGGTAATGCCTCCAACCAGCAGGCCTTCGGCCAAGATGAGCGGGTAGTTATATTTAACCTCTCCACCTACTTTTTTAGGGACTTCCTTTTTTGTTCTTAACATAGAGTATGCGGCCGGTATCATCAAGAAGGCGAACAGCCCGAACATACCCATACGGCGGGTAAATTGAAAACCGCCCATTTCAAATAAAACGTCGGGTAATACGGGAACTAGATAATGTCTAACCAAGCTTACCCCAACAATGGCCGGTATGCCAAACACAAGGGCAGTCCTCCAATCAACATAGCCCTTAAGGTGTTGTTTCCATCCGCCCACAAGGGCACTGGCCCCAACTATAAAAAGCGAATAGGCCGTGGCCACTTTTTCATTTACGGAAAAAAGGTAGGCGAGAACGGGTACAGCCAAAATGGAACCGCCACCACCAATAAGGCCTAAGGATATTCCAATGATCAATGCGCTGATGTAACCAAATATGTGGAGTACTTCCATGTGGGTTTTTTAATTATAGCGCGAAGCTATGACACCCATGGAAGCCTTGCAGTAACTTTGGTTACAAAGGATTATAAATCCAAAATTTTTATGTAGTTGCGGTGTAATTCAATGGAACCCATCTGTTCCAGCTTTTTTAGCAGTCTGGAAATCACCACCCTGGAACTATGCAGTTCATAAGCTATTTCTTGGTGGGTATTGTGAATAATGTCGCCCTTATTGATCCTGGCTTTTTCCTTAAGGTAATTGATCAGGCGGGCATCCATTTTATCAAATGCAATGCTATCCAAGGTACTCAACAGTTCGTTCAATCGTTCATGATAGCTGTTAAAAACAAAATTTCGCCAAGATTTATATTTAACGGTCCATTCCTCCATTTTTTGCATGGGAACCATAATTAGTTTGCTATCGGTTTCCGTTATTGCCCTAATTTCACTTTTTGAATCGCCCATGCAGCAGGCCATAGTCATGGAACACGTATCTCCTTTTTCCAGATAATACAATAACAATTCATCGCCGTCATTATCTTCTCGAAGGATTTTGATGGCTCCAGAAATTAAAAGGGGCATTCCTTTGATATAGTCGCCAATTTCGATGAGTTTGTATCCTTCTGGAACCTCTTTAAAGGTGCCTACCTGTGCGATTTCATTGATGAGGTCCTTTTCAAAGATAGTCCCATAGCTTTCTGTAAGTTCCTGTATCATGTACGAAATTATTTAACTTTCTCGGCAATTTCCTTATTATAGTGGAAGAAGAAATTCGCCCAAATCAACTTTGATACGGCCGCAATCCATGGCATGGCCAATACCAATACGCCTACGATAGCCCCAAAAATTCCAAGAATACTTAAATCCAGGCCAAATAACAACGTAAGAACATAAACCGCCACGGCTACCGCTACGCCCACAGCATAGGAAACATACATGCTTCCGTAATAAAAACTGGGTTCTATACTGTATTTTAGATTACATTTTGGACAGTTCTCCTTTACTTTGTTGAAGTTACTCAATTTATAGGGATTAGCCTCCAAAAAGGCCCCTTCATGGCATCTTGGGCATTTTAAAAAAAGAATACTGTACAATTTGGAACCTTTGCCGAACATACCTTGAATTTTGGGACAAAAATAAAATTTCTTAACGATTATCTGGGTAACTATTGTTACAGAGGTTTTCTATTTCAATTTTATATTAGCTGAAGCCTTGAATTTCATCTGGTTACTTTTTGTTGTAAAAGGACCCATTTATTGCCGTAAAATTTTTTCCATGGATTTTCCTTTGGCCAATTCGTCTATCAGTTTATCCAAGTAGCGTACTTTCCGTATGAGCTCGTCCTCTATATCTTCAACTCTGTGCCCACAAATGACCCCGGTTATTTTGGAAACATTTGGATTGAGTCTGGGAGCTTCTTCGAAAAAGGCCTCAAAGTTTATCTTATTCGAAATTATTTTGTCCAATGAAGCCTTATCATACCCTGTCAACCAGAAAATAATGGTGTCAACTTCTTTCCTTGTTCTACCCTTTTTTTCTGCTTTTGTTACATAATGGGGATATACCCCTGCGAAGGTCATGGTATAGATGCGATGTTTTTTAGGTTCGGACATTGGCGGTAATTTATTTATATTAAGCGAATTACAGTTCCCTAAGCCATATATTTCTAAAACTGATGGGTTCACTGGGATCCCCATGGGCCTGAAGACGAATAGGGGAAGCACCATGCTTTCTATAACTTGGTGGACCTATCCAAGGTGTTATGCCTTTTAATTCATAATTGTTTTGTACTAGAACACCATTGTGCAGGGCGGTAACGCTGGCGGGTGATGCTACACTGCCATCTTCATTAAAACGAGGGGCTCTCCAGACGATATCATAGGTCTGCCATTCACCCGGTGCCTTTGCGGCATTGGCCAAGGGAATGGACTGTTTGTACATAGAGCCCACTTGTCCATTTACGTATGTTTCGTTATTGTAATTGTCCAATATTTGGATTTCATATCCCTCCTCGAACAACCCGCTTTCATCAAGGCCTAAATAGGCTAAAAAAATACCGCTATTTCCCCTGCTTTGTCCCTCGCCCGTTATATCCTTGGGGATTTGATATTCCAAATGGAGTTGGTAGTCCATGTATGTATCCTTTGTGGTAAGACTACCGGCTTTTTTGTCAACGGTCAAGATACCGTCGACTACTTTCCAGGATTCTGGATTTTTGGGATTGTCATAGGTCCACTTGCCCAAATCGGTTCCATCAAAAAGGATAAGGGCATCCGATGGTGCCTCCCCAAAAAAATTCCCGGGAACCACTTTGGGAGGAACAGGTTGGTAGACCTCCGTTTTTTGGGATTCCTTATACATTTTTTCCCAGTCTGGTTCCTGGGCAAAACCCACTATGGAAAATGATAAAGTGGTTACGGTAAGCGCTAATGTTGTTTTCACAAATGTAATTTTTTAGGTTATTTTAAATACGTTCCTTCGGTCGTCATGAATTCAAAATAATGATAAAGGCAACAATTTGGGTTTACAAGATAACCATTCCGGATTTTAACAAGGGTGTATTATTTTAACTTCTGCTATTCGAATTATGATTAATTCAAAAAAAATCCCGAGAACTAGGATTTGGATAAAAATATCAAGGAAACAGTCTTTAAAACCTATAATTGACAATTAAGTTTCTATCTTAGTTAGGCTTGAAATATTTGAATTTATGGCTTTAAAAGTTGCGATCAAACATAGTACCCGATATAAATACGACAGGAGGGTTAATCTTTCTCCCCACATATTCCGGTTAAGACCCGCTCCACATAGCAGAACACCTATTGAAGCGTATTCCATCAAGATAAAGCCTGAAAACCATTTTTTCAATTGGCAACAAGATCCCTTTGGGAATTATCTGGCCCGCTTGGTCTTTCCAGAAAAAACGGACGAGCTTTCCGTTGATGTAGAAATCATTGCGGATATGAAGACCATCAATCCCTTCGATTTTTTCGTTGAGGAATCGGTCGAAAATTTTCCTTTCACCTATAAACCTGAACTTAAAAAGGAACTATTGCCCTATCTCGAAATTACTGAGAATGGACCTATGCTGCAGGAATGGTTGTCCACAATTGACAGAACCCCCAGACGCAGTATCGATTTTTTGACCAGTCTTAATCAAGGCCTTTACAAGTATCTGAACTACACGATCCGTATGGAACCCGGGGTACAGACTTGTGAGGAAACCTTGGACAGAAAATTGGGTTCCTGTAGGGATTTTGCATGGCTCCTTGTTCAGACTCTGAGGCATTTGGGCTTGGCAGCTCGTTTTGTTTCGGGGTATTTGGTACAGTTAAAGGCCGATGAAAAATCGTTGGATGGTCCCTCTGGCCCCGAAGAGGATTTCACAGATCTCCACGCCTGGGCGGAGGTATATCTACCCGGAGCGGGCTGGATAGGCTTGGATGCCACTTCCGGTCTATTGGCGGGGGAAGGCCATATCCCGCTCGCCTGTACGCCATCCTTTGAGAGTGCTGCACCTGTGTATGGTCTCACCGACCCCTGCGAAACCCAATTTGAGTTTGAGAATTCCGTAACCCGAATTTTTGAATCCCCCCGCGTAACCAAGCCGTACACGGAAGAACAGTGGCGGGTCATATATGATTTAGGGTTTAAGGTAGAGGAGGAGTTGGAACAAAATGATGTGCGCTTAACTATGGGGGGTGAACCCACATTTGTTTCCATAGATGATATGGAATCCGAGGAATGGAATACGGCCGCGGATGGGGATCATAAGCGTCAATTGGCAAGTTCGTTGTCCCAGCGCTTATTGGAAGTATTTGGCAAGGGAGGCATGTTGCACCATGCCCAGGGAAAGTGGTATCCGGGAGAACCCTTGCCCAGATGGTTGATCGGTATCCATTGGCGAAAGGATGGGGAGACCGTTTGGAAGAATACGGAGCTATTGGCGTCTTTTACCAAAGAATACAAGCTCCCGGAAAATATTACCTCTGAATTTTTAGAAACCTTGGCAGATTTTTTGAAATGTCCAAAGAACTCCATTACTCCAGCCTATGAAGATGCCTTTTATTTTCTGTGGGAAGAAA
Above is a window of Maribacter algicola DNA encoding:
- a CDS encoding sterol desaturase family protein translates to MEYLKAFYNSFLGTLNWTWKSILFEVPWYTNFFWGLILISLVVWALEIAFPWRKEQGIFRKDFWLDAFYMFFNFFLFAIVVSGVYKILQLFFADMGITAKSLALIDFTAWPSWTQLLVFFLILDFVQWFTHILLHRFEVLWNFHKVHHSVKEMGFAAHLRYHWMENILYKPLKTFGVMILGGFEPEQAYIVHFFAIAIGHLNHSNIKITWGPLKYLLNNPVMHLYHHAYNLPSDKRYGVNFGISLSLWDYIFKTHYIPEDSGTVKLGYPGDEDMPQDFIGQNISGFGLHKKKS
- a CDS encoding NAD(P)/FAD-dependent oxidoreductase — translated: MSSHHQILVIGGGTAGIMVASQLIKQKKLRDVAVIEPSDTHYYQPAWTLVGAGTYDFDKTARPMSTVMPKEATWIKDKATGFDPENNIVHTATQGDISYDYLVVVPGLAYDYSLVPGLGEAMDKGVVCSNYTDPKHTWNVIKNFKGGTALFTQPTTPIKCGGAPQKIMYLAESHFRKSGVRDKTDVVFATSGTVIFGVKEVAKTLMEVVDRKDINLRFYHKLVAVDGDKKIAWYELGKDITAGGCVVMAGEDDDRLLDDSFQYNYKDVKVTVDGNRYGIHYDMLHTAPPSVAPEFVKNSVLVNDAGWLDVDHKTMQHTKYPNIFGLGDVAALPTAKTGAAIRKQVPIVVDNIDKLIKTKSMGSKAYNGYSSCPLVTDYGKMVLAEFDYNNNFTPDPKLKQMLVFDSSKEHWRLWMLKKYGLPYLYWNKMMKGQDV
- a CDS encoding MBL fold metallo-hydrolase — its product is MKVEQIYTGCLAHAAYYIESKGEAAVFDPLREVQPYLDRAKKDNAEIKYVFETHFHADFVSGHLDLQKKAGAKIVFGPGAKPAYEAITAEDGQIFEVGDYKVKVIHTPGHTMESTTYLLIDEKGNEHGIITGDTLFIGDVGRPDLAQHVVSELTEEKLAGHLFDSLRNKIMPLSDELIVYPNHGAGSACGKMMSKETTDTLGNQKKVNYALRADMTKEEFIKELLTGLTTPPGYFPKNVLMNIKGYESLDNIMDRATTPYSPEAFEAVANETGALVLDTRDAADFAKGFIPNSINIGLEGSFAQWVGEMIPDIKQEILLVTYDGKEEEAITRLSRVGYDNTVGFLKGGFEAWKDSGKEFEMVNRISAAELEKAMKDERPLIIDVRKKSEFDSEHLLGAINIPLNEINQHLAEFPKDTTFVLHCAGGYRSMIAASILKQRGWQDFADVEGGFADLSKTKLPKSDYVCPSTML
- a CDS encoding rhodanese-like domain-containing protein; translated protein: MSFLSALFGSKNTTETGNIVILDKTDYATAISGPKVQLVDVRTPSEYNGGHIKKAINIDFFNASNFKVAFEKMDKTKPVYVYCRSGARSQKAARKLVAMGFNQIYDLRGGYNAWN
- a CDS encoding heavy-metal-associated domain-containing protein, whose product is MKTTLIVQNLKCGGCAKTIVNKVSELENISDVAVDVENSSVSFVYQDLEDALKVKEKLQKIGYPSVDMENTTAAKLISYLSCATGKMK
- a CDS encoding YgaP family membrane protein, with product MKKNMGSADKTIRIIIALAVFALYYFNVIGGTLAYVLMALAAIFLLTSFISFCPLYTLFGINTCKTK
- a CDS encoding c-type heme family protein, which translates into the protein MKKILLIIPLIFLASCKNSGETEKSISQVAIEKPAFTQQEALRGKELLEAKCYVCHGPDASENARIAPPMVAIKARYLMDNPNKEEFANAIWKFVEKPSLEKGKMKGALKRFGVMPYQPYKEEEIRLLSDYIYEFKIEEPDCFKEHWEKGHGGKGDYQQQGKVFHNGAEPAEKSIKQLGLEMAQSTQKVLGKNLMGSMQKEGPVAALKFCNERAYPLTDSMATVHGAKIKRVSEKARNPLNKANSQEMEQIAYFKEKIGAKEDYEPIVIENGDKTQFYYPIVTNDMCLKCHGKPGEDIATEVVSILRERYPSDAATGYSTNEVRGIWSIVLENTNN
- a CDS encoding MBL fold metallo-hydrolase; the encoded protein is MKVEQIYTGCLAQGAYYIESKGEVAIIDPLREVKPYINRAKLDDAKIKYIFETHFHADFVSGHVTLAKETGAPIVFGPNANPNFEAIIAEDNQEFKLGEVTIKVLHTPGHTMESTTYLLKDKDGKDHAIFSGDTLFLGDVGRPDLAQKMGVLTEKDLAGFLYDSLREKIMPLADDVIVYPAHGAGSACGKNMMKETVDTLGNQKKMNYALRADMTKEEFIKEVTDGLLPPPQYFPLNVKMNKEGYEDIEQVLERGTRALSPKAFEVAANETGAIVLDVRNAADFAKGHIPRSIFIGLDGSFAPWVGALIADVQQPILLVAPKGLEEEAVTRLSRVGFDNTLGYLEGGFEAWKKASMEYDTVSQVDAVELKNELENDNAPVFDVRKSSEYLSEHVLEAYNTPLDYLNDHLSEFPEKETFYVHCAGGYRSMIAASILKSRGIHNLIDVKGGFKAINEAGIPVSEYVCPSTL